A portion of the Marinobacter alexandrii genome contains these proteins:
- a CDS encoding FtsX-like permease family protein codes for MNKTPPKYPLRFFRWFCHPDYVEDIEGDLLERFEKRPSRWLFTLDVLRLFRPEIIKPVSGMQKLNNYGMLKHHLKISYRNLLRRKSFTLINIGGLVMGLTITILISLWINYEFSFDRQNDHYNRIARVMLHQSVNEEVQTKGTIPFPLSIELEKQYADDFEHVVLSTWSGDFTLSSNEVEVTTRGAFMGESAPNLMSLNMLYGNRNSLSEASSALISASTAKSLFGGEDPIGKTITTHQNWSMTVTGIFEDIPSNSRFHRINFIGSWSVYEASIQWINKMSWNGASFHLFVQLREGVNMDVVSEKISPIVQDHLTPERKQYNTKIFLHPMKDWHLRSNWKNGIRTGGEIQYIWWFGIIGGFVLLLACVNYMNLSTAQSIKRAKEVGIRKSIGTNRVQLITQFLTESVFIVFIAFLIASLATFFALPYFNLLTSKDIIMPLSSPYFWAFGLGFAVLVGLLSGSYPALYLSSFNATQVLKGTYQNTLSAVLFRKFLVVFQFTIAMILIIGTLIIAQQINYAGKRLLGYNQSGIISIQMKTGDHWNKNEVIKNELLSSGLISHFTQTSASLTEVWTEYGDISWKGKDPNFQSWFCAFFVNHNYGETISWKIIDGRDFSTEMSSDSSTIIINEAAANYMQLNDPVGKIVKWNKNFKIIGVVKNLLVESPFSEVRPTVYVVNRGDMANHQLLKLNPKVPTLKAIEGIEDIYKQHVSKVPFTFEFVSDVHEEKFKSINRIGMLSTVFAVLAIFISGLGLFGLAAYIVEQRTKEIGIRKVLGASIFSLWKLLSSEFVLLVLIACFIALPFAYYFLSDWLEDYEYRIQIQEWLLVASCLGALFITLLTVSAKSVKAAFANPVESLRNE; via the coding sequence ATGAATAAAACACCTCCTAAATATCCCTTACGATTCTTCCGCTGGTTCTGCCACCCAGACTATGTGGAAGATATTGAAGGTGATCTGCTGGAGCGATTCGAAAAAAGACCATCAAGATGGCTTTTTACGCTCGACGTATTAAGACTGTTTCGGCCCGAAATAATTAAACCTGTCAGTGGAATGCAAAAACTCAACAATTACGGTATGCTAAAGCATCACCTTAAAATCAGTTATAGGAATCTACTCAGAAGAAAATCATTCACACTAATAAATATTGGTGGACTTGTAATGGGTTTGACTATTACCATTCTCATTAGTCTTTGGATAAACTATGAGTTTTCGTTTGATCGACAAAACGATCATTATAATCGTATAGCTCGAGTCATGTTACATCAAAGCGTCAATGAAGAAGTACAGACAAAAGGCACTATCCCTTTTCCGCTCTCCATTGAACTGGAAAAACAATATGCTGATGATTTTGAACATGTTGTACTATCAACTTGGTCAGGTGATTTTACCTTATCGAGCAATGAGGTAGAGGTCACTACTCGCGGTGCATTTATGGGTGAAAGTGCCCCGAATCTCATGTCTTTAAATATGTTATATGGAAATCGAAATAGCCTATCAGAAGCAAGTAGTGCATTGATCTCAGCGTCTACCGCTAAGTCCTTATTCGGTGGTGAAGATCCTATCGGAAAAACCATCACTACTCATCAAAATTGGAGCATGACCGTAACAGGAATTTTTGAAGATATTCCTTCAAATAGTCGCTTTCATCGAATCAATTTTATTGGTAGTTGGAGTGTTTATGAAGCTTCGATTCAATGGATCAACAAAATGAGTTGGAATGGTGCTTCTTTTCACTTGTTTGTACAATTAAGAGAAGGAGTAAATATGGATGTCGTCAGTGAGAAAATATCTCCTATAGTTCAGGACCATTTAACTCCCGAAAGGAAGCAGTACAATACAAAAATATTTCTTCACCCTATGAAAGACTGGCATTTGAGATCAAATTGGAAAAATGGAATAAGGACAGGAGGTGAAATCCAGTATATCTGGTGGTTTGGGATCATTGGTGGTTTTGTACTGCTTTTGGCTTGTGTCAACTACATGAATCTAAGCACTGCTCAGTCCATCAAGAGAGCTAAAGAAGTAGGAATTCGAAAATCTATAGGAACTAATCGTGTACAACTAATTACCCAATTTCTAACTGAATCCGTATTCATTGTATTTATTGCCTTCCTCATTGCTTCTCTAGCAACTTTTTTCGCATTGCCTTACTTCAATTTATTGACAAGTAAAGATATTATCATGCCATTAAGCTCACCTTACTTTTGGGCGTTTGGGCTAGGATTCGCTGTACTTGTGGGCCTTCTATCCGGCAGTTATCCTGCACTTTACCTGTCATCTTTCAATGCTACTCAAGTATTAAAGGGAACTTACCAAAACACGCTTTCAGCTGTTTTATTTAGGAAATTTCTAGTGGTTTTTCAATTCACAATTGCGATGATTTTAATCATCGGAACGCTTATTATAGCCCAGCAAATCAATTATGCGGGTAAAAGACTACTTGGTTATAATCAAAGTGGCATCATCTCGATTCAAATGAAGACTGGAGATCACTGGAACAAGAATGAAGTAATTAAAAATGAGTTATTGTCTTCAGGGTTGATTTCCCACTTCACGCAAACATCAGCCTCGCTAACTGAAGTGTGGACTGAATATGGTGATATTAGCTGGAAAGGCAAAGATCCCAATTTTCAATCTTGGTTTTGTGCATTCTTTGTCAATCATAATTATGGAGAAACAATTAGTTGGAAAATTATTGATGGTAGAGACTTTTCTACAGAAATGAGCAGCGATTCCTCAACCATAATCATTAATGAAGCTGCTGCTAACTATATGCAATTAAATGACCCAGTAGGCAAAATCGTCAAATGGAATAAAAATTTCAAAATTATTGGTGTAGTTAAAAATCTATTAGTGGAGAGTCCATTTAGCGAAGTGAGGCCTACTGTGTACGTAGTTAATCGAGGCGACATGGCAAATCATCAATTATTAAAACTCAATCCTAAGGTTCCTACACTTAAAGCAATTGAGGGCATTGAAGATATTTATAAGCAACATGTATCAAAAGTGCCTTTCACATTTGAGTTCGTAAGTGATGTTCATGAAGAAAAATTTAAATCAATCAATCGAATTGGGATGCTATCTACAGTTTTCGCTGTATTGGCCATATTTATAAGTGGCCTTGGCTTGTTTGGGCTGGCAGCTTATATAGTGGAACAACGAACAAAGGAAATAGGCATTAGAAAGGTATTAGGAGCATCAATTTTTAGTTTATGGAAGCTCCTGTCTAGCGAGTTTGTATTACTTGTGCTAATCGCCTGCTTTATTGCACTACCATTCGCTTATTACTTTCTAAGTGACTGGCTTGAAGATTATGAGTATCGAATTCAAATTCAGGAATGGTTATTAGTAGCCTCTTGTTTAGGAGCACTTTTCATCACCTTACTCACCGTAAGTGCTAAATCAGTCAAAGCAGCATTTGCAAATCCGGTAGAGTCACTGAGAAATGAATAA
- a CDS encoding FtsX-like permease family protein: MNKTPPKYWLKFFRWFCNPDYAEDIEGDLLERFERRPSRWLFTLDVLRLFRPGIIRQLEGTKRLNYYGMFKHNLLITFRGFKRHKTVFTINLVGLVASLTCILFSAIWINDELQKDRFHDGSDKLFQVYSKFNNTDGINVWRGVSGLLETEIEAQIPQVSHSAVSTDVHEYTLSVENQGFKVGGRFGDKDFLKVFNYPLWKGDKEALADPSNILITRSLAKRMFGEEDVIGESIKWYFWNTEKTFRIAGILEDITSATSEQFNFILPWSFYHDELINFKGWGNYYGRAVVKLTDLSQKELIEEKINEIFKSNTENEQVELFLTSYSDQYLYGNYENGEQAGGRIEYVHLTIIVAVFILLIACINFINLSTAFASLKVKEIGVKKTFGATKGVLAFQFFLESVILSTIAISIAILLVAILLDPFNQLTGKQLDFSFDLRFVGFVFLFVPSIGLIAGLYPAVYLSGMEVISALKAKTFTRQLGGIWSRKILVFVQFSLSIILIVGTLVVSQQMDYALNKNLGYDRDNLLYLLREGRLLQDGNAFTTELESIPGVLLVSESGFSVGPDMQNRTAGISWEGKPEDQQVQFWENNGDAKSIDILGLELIAGRSFSEQLSNEENSIIFTETAIKIMGLEDPIGKIVEHYSGKKEIIGVVKDFTTESIHNPMEPAMFMYRPERAHYVMAKIEKGKELQAIEKIESLYQKFNPNYPYEPRFVDQDYQAMYDSEMRVSSLSKLFSGLAILISCMGLFGLTIFQVKQKVKEVGIKKVLGCSSWNLTLAMTYDFTKSVFMALLVAIPASYFLGRKWLENFADSIEISWWMLALAGIIAISIALITVGSQTLKAANANPIDALRDD, translated from the coding sequence ATGAATAAAACACCTCCAAAATATTGGCTAAAGTTTTTCCGCTGGTTCTGTAATCCAGACTATGCGGAAGATATTGAAGGTGATCTATTGGAACGATTTGAAAGAAGGCCTTCAAGATGGCTTTTTACGCTCGATGTACTGAGGCTGTTTCGGCCAGGGATTATCCGACAATTAGAAGGGACTAAACGATTAAATTATTACGGTATGTTTAAACATAATCTACTTATCACATTTAGAGGATTCAAAAGACACAAGACCGTCTTTACAATTAATCTTGTTGGCCTTGTAGCTAGCTTAACCTGCATTTTATTCAGCGCAATCTGGATCAATGATGAACTTCAAAAAGATCGGTTTCATGATGGCTCAGATAAATTATTCCAAGTTTATTCCAAATTCAACAATACAGATGGAATAAATGTATGGCGTGGTGTGTCGGGTTTACTTGAGACAGAAATTGAAGCTCAAATTCCACAAGTAAGCCATTCAGCAGTCTCAACAGATGTCCATGAATATACTTTAAGTGTAGAAAATCAAGGATTTAAGGTTGGCGGTAGATTTGGTGATAAGGACTTTCTGAAAGTATTTAACTACCCATTGTGGAAAGGCGATAAAGAGGCGCTAGCAGATCCTTCAAATATTTTGATCACAAGATCTTTGGCAAAACGAATGTTTGGGGAAGAAGATGTCATTGGGGAATCTATCAAATGGTATTTTTGGAATACTGAAAAAACGTTCCGTATTGCAGGCATCCTAGAAGATATCACTTCGGCCACTTCTGAGCAATTCAATTTCATTTTGCCCTGGTCATTTTATCATGACGAACTAATCAATTTCAAGGGATGGGGTAATTACTATGGAAGAGCTGTGGTGAAGCTAACTGACCTTTCACAGAAAGAGCTGATAGAAGAAAAAATCAACGAGATTTTTAAAAGTAACACTGAAAATGAACAAGTCGAATTATTTCTTACAAGTTATTCTGACCAATATCTTTATGGAAACTATGAGAATGGCGAACAGGCCGGAGGAAGAATTGAATATGTGCATTTAACCATTATTGTTGCTGTCTTTATCCTTTTAATTGCTTGTATCAACTTCATCAATCTATCTACAGCTTTTGCTTCGCTTAAAGTCAAAGAAATTGGTGTCAAAAAAACCTTTGGTGCAACAAAAGGCGTATTGGCATTTCAATTTTTTCTTGAATCAGTAATACTAAGCACAATAGCTATTTCAATCGCCATTCTATTGGTTGCCATTTTGTTAGATCCATTCAATCAATTGACTGGTAAGCAATTAGATTTCAGTTTTGATCTAAGATTTGTTGGGTTCGTTTTCTTGTTTGTTCCATCTATTGGTTTAATCGCGGGATTGTACCCAGCAGTCTATTTGTCTGGAATGGAGGTTATTTCAGCACTAAAAGCTAAAACGTTTACTCGCCAGCTAGGTGGAATATGGAGTAGGAAAATTCTTGTTTTTGTCCAATTCTCACTTTCCATTATTCTGATCGTAGGCACATTAGTTGTTAGCCAACAAATGGATTATGCCTTAAACAAAAACTTAGGATATGACCGTGATAATTTACTCTATTTATTAAGAGAGGGTCGTCTTTTACAAGACGGTAATGCTTTTACCACAGAACTTGAAAGTATTCCAGGCGTTTTATTGGTTTCTGAAAGTGGCTTTTCGGTTGGTCCAGATATGCAAAACAGAACTGCTGGTATTAGCTGGGAAGGTAAACCCGAAGATCAACAAGTACAATTTTGGGAAAACAACGGGGATGCTAAGTCAATAGATATTTTGGGATTAGAGTTGATAGCAGGAAGATCATTCAGTGAACAACTGAGTAACGAAGAGAATAGCATCATATTCACCGAAACTGCTATCAAAATTATGGGTCTAGAAGACCCTATTGGTAAAATAGTAGAACATTACTCGGGAAAGAAAGAAATCATTGGTGTTGTTAAAGACTTTACCACAGAATCTATTCACAATCCTATGGAGCCCGCCATGTTCATGTATCGACCAGAAAGAGCTCACTATGTCATGGCAAAAATTGAAAAGGGAAAAGAGCTTCAAGCAATAGAAAAGATAGAATCTCTTTACCAAAAGTTTAATCCCAACTACCCGTATGAGCCCAGATTCGTAGATCAAGATTATCAAGCTATGTATGATTCTGAGATGCGGGTTTCAAGTCTTTCTAAACTCTTTTCTGGATTGGCTATTTTAATTTCATGTATGGGGCTATTTGGGCTCACCATTTTTCAAGTTAAGCAAAAAGTAAAAGAGGTGGGAATAAAAAAGGTACTTGGATGCAGCAGCTGGAATCTCACACTAGCCATGACCTATGACTTTACTAAATCCGTGTTCATGGCACTGCTTGTTGCTATCCCTGCAAGTTATTTCTTAGGAAGAAAATGGCTTGAAAACTTTGCGGATAGCATTGAAATCAGTTGGTGGATGCTGGCGCTCGCTGGAATCATTGCGATCTCTATTGCTTTGATTACTGTGGGCTCTCAAACATTGAAGGCAGCAAATGCCAATCCTATAGATGCACTAAGGGATGATTAG
- a CDS encoding FtsX-like permease family protein has translation MNRTPPKYPLRFFRWFCDPDYVEDIEGDLLERFEKRPSTLRFGIEVLKLFRPGIIRKLEGTRKLNYYDMLKHDLKIAFRNLKRQKSISFINISGLVLGLLVTLMIGLWVEDELSWDKDNENYDRVVRVMQKRVFNEDLAVTRAVPHPLATTLSKTYDDVFDHVVLSSFYYDVLITQGEDAVNMTGVLMQSAAPHVMSLEMISGSRNGLKEEAAILLSKSSALALFGDSDPMNQMVNMNDLGMIVRGVYEDIPRTSRFNGIGFIASLDFYLTNNDWMREKAEQADWDSNIYQIFATTAENVAIETTNEKIQTLINDHLPDGKKNEKNTVFLHPMKDWHLKSSWNNGVQSGGGIQYVRWFSLIGLLVLFLACINFMNLSTAQSIRRAKEVGIRKSLGSVRNQLVAQFMTESTLLVFLSFLVVTGISYLITPYFNHLTDKQISVPLDTWQYWGYGLGTVLVVGILSGSYPALYLSSFRPIHVLKGTYQSHLSASIFRKAMVVFQFTISIALIIGTMVITRQIEHAVNRPLGYDGEGTISIAGNSTKLLEDELMRSGAIVHLAESSNPLTETWMMNNDFSWVGKDPTYTPMVNTIYVTHDFGKTINWETVEGRDFDQAFSSDSSAVILNETAARTMGIENPVGMDIKWQGNTYKVIGMVKDLLLDSPFKNNKPTFYFFILEHFRSFTLIRLNDQLAKVEAINRVAEVYEKVHPNVPFEFEFIRDEHERKFRSINRISSLSGIFSSFAIIISCLGLFGLASFLVEQRTKEIGIRKVLGASVLTLWRLVSKEFVLLVLLSSLIAIPISIIALGNWLESYEYRIGLEWWVFVLAAMGALVLTITTVSLKSVGVAKLNPAKTLKDE, from the coding sequence ATGAATAGAACGCCTCCTAAATATCCCTTGCGATTCTTCCGCTGGTTCTGCGATCCAGACTATGTGGAAGATATTGAAGGTGATCTTTTGGAACGTTTTGAAAAACGACCTTCTACACTTCGATTCGGAATTGAGGTGTTAAAACTCTTTCGGCCAGGCATCATTCGAAAATTAGAAGGAACTAGAAAACTCAATTACTACGATATGCTAAAACATGATTTAAAAATCGCCTTTAGAAATCTGAAAAGACAAAAAAGTATTTCATTTATCAATATTAGTGGCTTGGTTTTAGGCTTGCTAGTCACGCTCATGATTGGGCTGTGGGTGGAAGACGAATTGTCATGGGATAAAGACAATGAAAACTATGACCGAGTAGTTAGGGTCATGCAAAAAAGAGTCTTCAATGAAGATCTTGCAGTAACACGTGCAGTGCCTCATCCACTAGCAACAACGCTTAGCAAAACGTACGATGATGTTTTTGATCATGTCGTGCTCTCTTCTTTTTATTATGATGTTCTCATAACCCAAGGAGAAGATGCAGTAAACATGACTGGAGTTCTTATGCAATCAGCAGCACCTCATGTAATGTCGCTCGAAATGATTAGCGGATCCAGAAATGGGCTCAAAGAAGAAGCGGCTATACTTCTTTCGAAAAGCTCCGCCCTTGCGCTTTTTGGGGATAGTGATCCGATGAATCAAATGGTAAATATGAATGATTTAGGCATGATTGTCCGTGGCGTATATGAAGATATACCACGTACTAGTCGTTTCAACGGAATAGGTTTCATAGCATCTTTGGATTTTTATCTGACAAATAATGACTGGATGAGAGAAAAAGCAGAACAAGCTGATTGGGATTCCAACATATATCAAATATTTGCTACGACCGCTGAGAATGTCGCAATTGAGACCACTAATGAAAAAATACAAACCCTGATTAATGATCATTTACCAGATGGCAAAAAAAATGAAAAAAATACGGTGTTTCTACATCCAATGAAAGACTGGCACCTAAAATCTTCATGGAATAATGGTGTTCAATCAGGGGGTGGTATCCAATATGTTCGCTGGTTCAGCTTGATAGGTTTGCTGGTATTGTTTCTAGCCTGTATCAATTTCATGAATTTAAGTACTGCACAATCTATCCGAAGAGCCAAAGAAGTGGGAATAAGAAAATCACTTGGATCTGTTCGCAATCAGCTGGTTGCTCAGTTTATGACTGAGTCTACGCTATTGGTATTCCTCTCATTCTTAGTCGTGACTGGAATCTCCTATCTCATTACTCCTTATTTTAATCACCTAACTGATAAGCAAATAAGCGTTCCGTTAGACACCTGGCAATACTGGGGTTATGGATTAGGTACTGTATTAGTTGTGGGTATTTTATCAGGCAGCTATCCTGCCCTTTACCTTTCTTCGTTCAGGCCCATTCACGTATTAAAAGGAACTTATCAGAGTCATTTATCCGCTAGCATTTTTAGAAAAGCCATGGTTGTTTTTCAGTTTACCATTTCCATCGCTCTGATCATTGGAACCATGGTCATTACACGGCAGATCGAACATGCAGTTAACAGACCGTTAGGATATGATGGTGAAGGCACTATTTCGATTGCGGGGAACTCTACTAAGCTTCTTGAAGATGAGCTCATGCGATCAGGAGCAATTGTTCACCTTGCAGAATCTTCTAACCCACTTACTGAGACCTGGATGATGAACAATGACTTTTCCTGGGTAGGCAAGGATCCTACCTATACACCTATGGTTAATACCATCTATGTTACTCATGATTTTGGGAAGACGATCAACTGGGAAACTGTAGAAGGAAGAGATTTTGATCAGGCTTTTTCTTCGGATTCAAGTGCGGTGATACTCAATGAAACGGCCGCTCGAACCATGGGTATAGAAAACCCAGTTGGGATGGATATTAAGTGGCAAGGAAACACCTACAAAGTCATTGGTATGGTGAAAGATCTTCTCCTTGACTCTCCTTTTAAAAACAATAAACCTACCTTTTATTTTTTTATCCTAGAACATTTTAGAAGCTTTACTCTGATAAGACTAAATGATCAGCTTGCAAAAGTAGAAGCGATCAATAGGGTAGCTGAAGTCTATGAAAAAGTACATCCCAATGTTCCTTTTGAGTTTGAATTTATACGTGACGAACATGAACGTAAGTTTCGATCCATTAACAGAATAAGTTCACTCTCTGGTATTTTCTCCTCATTTGCTATCATTATCAGCTGCCTTGGGCTTTTTGGTTTGGCTTCTTTCCTGGTAGAACAGCGGACCAAGGAGATCGGTATACGGAAAGTACTGGGAGCATCCGTACTTACCCTATGGCGATTAGTGTCAAAAGAGTTTGTTTTGCTAGTTCTCCTATCTAGTCTTATTGCTATTCCAATTTCCATTATTGCTCTGGGCAACTGGCTGGAAAGCTACGAGTACCGAATTGGGTTGGAATGGTGGGTTTTTGTATTAGCAGCTATGGGTGCTTTGGTATTGACTATCACAACAGTAAGTCTTAAATCTGTTGGGGTTGCTAAACTCAATCCGGCAAAGACACTAAAGGATGAATAA
- a CDS encoding ABC transporter permease, which yields MNKTPPKYPLRFFRWFCHPDYVEDIEGDLLERFEKRTNEKRAAKWLFTMDVLRLFRPGIIRNFEGAKKLNYYDMFKNNLKIAWRNAIRQKQFTLLNVLGLTIGIATSVVIGLYVYDETTYDQFHANGDRIYRVNQPNIWLDWTEQISTTGPNVATALREEVPEFEQITRVLSLGAQTVSSASRNVNATVFKELQFYAAEENFFEVFSFEFLEGDAKTALNEPMSMILTYETAKKYFGEDYSPSEAIGKSIEVKDWDNSWATYVVSGILADVPIKSHLQFDMLVSLSSFPEMMQAHGWKWIWNAFATYGLVVENTDIPSLISKLQAIPPKWAAPTTERIFNQTVEEFTGGLPWRLDLQPLSEIYVSGSPTNSFGPTGNPAFIKIFGAIGLLVLILSVINFMNLSTARSSNRAKEVGVRKVLGSERKALLYQFIFESVFFASISTLLAILTVYFSLDAFNALADKNIELTGHLNNPFFYGIIIGFVLIIGIFAGSYPAFYLSSFKPIETLKGKISAGFKGKGIRNGLVIFQFTISIALIVCTFFVQKQLAYASSMDVGFAKDNVLQIHNIEQMGFDTEKLKARLETNPAFTKVGKSFGLPPRVSSGDRYKTPGAESEVFQLRNLRTEEDYLDLLGLEFLAGRNFDPSRPNDKYKVVLNAEAIRLLGWGSVESFASDSLVGKKLALASGDEDEFEVIGVVKDFNFNSVKQEILPLVIIHHLNDKVWDYGRGLSYYSMRMNPEKIRNGEDLDLLIENVRDELTQVDPSVPFEYSFMDQDFENTFRSEQRMGQILNLFTFMALVIACLGLFGLAAFSAEQRTKELGIRKVLGARVSELVITFSTEFTKLILIAILIASPIAYFLVDSWLGNFAYRTPIDLWVFAVATMAALVIAIVTISFQSLKVANKNPAETLTNE from the coding sequence ATGAATAAGACACCTCCAAAATATCCCCTTCGCTTCTTTCGCTGGTTCTGTCATCCGGACTATGTGGAAGACATAGAAGGCGACCTATTAGAGCGATTTGAAAAAAGGACTAATGAAAAAAGGGCAGCCAAATGGCTGTTCACTATGGACGTGCTTAGGCTTTTCCGTCCAGGCATCATCCGAAATTTTGAAGGGGCTAAAAAACTCAACTACTACGATATGTTTAAAAACAATTTAAAAATCGCTTGGAGAAATGCGATTCGCCAAAAACAATTTACTCTACTAAATGTACTTGGGCTCACCATTGGTATAGCTACTAGTGTTGTGATAGGCCTCTATGTCTATGACGAAACCACGTATGATCAATTTCATGCAAATGGTGATCGCATCTACCGAGTCAATCAACCAAATATCTGGTTAGATTGGACTGAGCAAATCTCCACCACCGGACCAAATGTAGCCACAGCATTGAGAGAGGAAGTCCCTGAGTTTGAACAAATAACACGCGTGCTAAGTCTTGGCGCTCAAACGGTGAGCTCAGCCTCCAGAAACGTAAATGCAACCGTGTTTAAGGAATTGCAATTTTATGCCGCCGAGGAAAATTTCTTCGAAGTATTCTCATTTGAATTTCTTGAAGGAGATGCAAAAACTGCACTCAATGAGCCAATGAGCATGATCCTTACCTATGAAACTGCAAAAAAATACTTCGGTGAAGATTACTCACCATCCGAAGCTATTGGCAAATCGATAGAAGTAAAAGACTGGGACAATTCCTGGGCAACTTATGTAGTCAGCGGAATTTTAGCGGACGTTCCAATCAAGTCACACCTACAATTTGATATGCTTGTCTCCCTCAGCAGCTTTCCTGAAATGATGCAGGCCCACGGTTGGAAATGGATTTGGAATGCATTTGCTACCTATGGACTTGTCGTTGAGAACACTGACATTCCCTCACTCATTAGCAAACTTCAAGCAATCCCACCAAAATGGGCAGCACCTACCACAGAGCGGATTTTCAATCAGACGGTCGAAGAATTTACCGGGGGTCTCCCATGGAGATTGGATCTTCAGCCCTTGAGCGAAATCTATGTATCTGGATCTCCTACAAATTCCTTCGGCCCTACGGGCAATCCAGCATTCATTAAAATATTTGGTGCTATTGGATTACTTGTTCTCATCTTGTCTGTCATCAATTTCATGAACCTCTCAACTGCCAGATCTTCCAACCGTGCAAAAGAAGTTGGGGTAAGAAAAGTGCTGGGGTCGGAAAGAAAGGCCTTGTTGTATCAGTTCATTTTTGAATCTGTATTTTTTGCTTCAATAAGTACCTTATTGGCCATTTTAACCGTCTATTTTTCCCTTGATGCATTCAATGCACTGGCCGACAAAAACATTGAATTAACAGGGCATTTGAATAATCCATTTTTCTATGGGATTATTATTGGATTTGTGCTGATCATCGGAATTTTTGCAGGAAGTTATCCCGCCTTCTATCTCTCTTCATTCAAACCTATAGAAACGTTAAAAGGAAAAATCAGTGCAGGATTCAAGGGTAAAGGAATTAGAAATGGACTGGTTATTTTCCAGTTTACCATTTCAATTGCACTGATCGTATGTACATTTTTCGTGCAGAAACAATTGGCTTATGCTTCTTCCATGGATGTGGGATTTGCAAAAGATAACGTCCTACAAATACACAACATCGAACAAATGGGGTTTGATACAGAAAAGCTGAAAGCACGATTGGAAACAAATCCTGCTTTTACGAAAGTAGGAAAATCCTTTGGGCTTCCTCCTCGGGTATCTTCAGGAGACAGGTACAAGACTCCAGGTGCTGAAAGTGAAGTGTTCCAATTGAGAAACCTCCGTACTGAAGAAGACTATCTTGATCTGCTCGGCTTGGAATTTCTTGCAGGTAGAAATTTCGATCCATCCCGTCCAAATGACAAATACAAGGTGGTTCTCAATGCTGAAGCAATTCGCCTATTAGGTTGGGGATCGGTGGAATCTTTTGCCAGTGATTCCCTTGTCGGCAAAAAACTAGCTCTTGCATCAGGAGACGAAGATGAGTTTGAGGTCATCGGAGTAGTGAAAGACTTCAATTTTAACAGTGTGAAACAGGAAATTCTACCTCTGGTGATTATCCATCATTTGAATGATAAAGTATGGGATTATGGCAGAGGTCTATCTTATTATTCCATGAGGATGAATCCTGAAAAAATTAGAAATGGTGAGGATCTTGACCTGCTCATTGAAAATGTGCGAGATGAACTGACACAGGTGGATCCATCAGTCCCTTTTGAGTACAGTTTCATGGATCAGGATTTTGAAAATACATTCCGTTCTGAGCAACGTATGGGCCAGATATTAAACCTCTTCACCTTCATGGCTCTGGTTATTGCTTGCTTGGGCTTATTTGGACTTGCTGCTTTCTCAGCAGAACAGCGGACAAAAGAACTGGGAATAAGAAAAGTATTGGGTGCCAGAGTTTCTGAGCTTGTCATTACATTTTCCACAGAATTTACCAAACTCATCCTGATTGCCATTCTTATTGCTTCACCTATTGCTTACTTTCTTGTAGATAGCTGGTTGGGAAATTTCGCTTATAGAACACCAATTGATCTTTGGGTTTTTGCGGTAGCGACAATGGCTGCATTAGTGATAGCGATAGTAACCATTAGCTTTCAATCGCTTAAGGTAGCAAACAAAAATCCTGCAGAGACACTAACGAATGAATAG